Proteins from a genomic interval of Bradyrhizobium sp. CCGB01:
- a CDS encoding enoyl-CoA hydratase: MTTEATIDTGTNELLCVIRDRVAVITLNRPDARNSLSDALTPALRAMIRACGENPGVGALLLTGAGEAFCAGGNVKGMGAHRDPKKLEMSFDDKVADLQERQRLLTGALVSIRKPTIAALPGPAVGAGLAIAMACDIRIAAQSAFVATGYARIALSGDYGIAWLLTRLVGTARARELMFTGDRVDAARAEAIGLVNRVVPDDKLQTEAFTLAKSLAEGPRLALRYMKENLDEALLFDFETARDHEAERLIRLTTTADHKEAVQAFIEKRKAVFSGK, encoded by the coding sequence ATGACCACGGAAGCCACCATCGACACCGGCACCAATGAACTCCTCTGCGTCATCCGCGACCGCGTGGCGGTGATCACACTGAACCGGCCGGACGCGCGCAACTCGCTGTCGGACGCGCTGACGCCGGCGCTGCGCGCGATGATCCGTGCCTGCGGCGAGAATCCCGGTGTCGGCGCGCTGCTGCTCACTGGCGCGGGCGAAGCGTTCTGCGCCGGCGGCAACGTCAAGGGCATGGGCGCACATCGCGACCCGAAGAAGCTCGAAATGTCCTTCGACGACAAGGTCGCCGACCTCCAGGAGCGACAGCGGCTGCTCACCGGCGCGCTGGTCTCGATCCGGAAGCCGACCATCGCCGCGCTGCCCGGCCCCGCGGTCGGTGCGGGGCTCGCCATCGCCATGGCCTGCGACATCCGTATCGCCGCGCAATCCGCCTTCGTCGCCACCGGTTACGCCCGCATCGCGCTCAGCGGCGATTACGGCATCGCCTGGCTGCTCACCCGCCTCGTCGGCACCGCACGGGCGCGCGAATTGATGTTCACCGGCGATCGCGTCGATGCCGCGCGCGCCGAAGCCATCGGCCTCGTCAACCGCGTCGTGCCCGACGACAAATTGCAGACTGAGGCCTTCACCCTGGCAAAGTCGCTCGCCGAAGGCCCGCGCCTCGCGCTGCGCTACATGAAGGAAAATCTCGACGAAGCCCTGCTGTTCGATTTCGAGACCGCCCGCGACCACGAGGCCGAACGCCTGATTCGCCTGACCACGACCGCCGATCACAAGGAAGCGGTGCAGGCGTTCATCGAGAAGCGGAAAGCGGTGTTTAGCGGGAAGTAG
- a CDS encoding DUF1127 domain-containing protein, translating to MSTLTHNSMTNHHAPGLIQQIGETLHVWHERYRTRRELTHWTARDLHDVGLSWTDIAYEADKPFWRA from the coding sequence ATGTCTACTTTGACCCACAATTCGATGACAAATCATCATGCACCGGGCCTGATCCAGCAGATCGGCGAGACGCTTCATGTCTGGCACGAGCGCTACCGGACCCGCCGCGAACTCACCCACTGGACGGCCCGCGATCTCCACGACGTTGGCCTGTCCTGGACCGACATCGCCTATGAGGCGGACAAACCCTTCTGGCGGGCCTGA
- a CDS encoding GNAT family N-acetyltransferase, whose amino-acid sequence MSTLRLEDLKQYSDVLRTRQGEPVNVRFVEPRDTEELQHYFRSLSTRSRYNRFFGAISELPKGLLHEFLQVGERERFTVVATRMVDGFETIVAEARYAFHAETATLEFGLSVHDRWQGHGIATALMKNLECRAAALGAEHMFGDTLRSNEAMISLSRKSGFAFVNHPDDWKLVRFDKEIAVAPKDIPCASWRLAALSRQADSPSASA is encoded by the coding sequence ATGAGCACTCTTCGCCTGGAAGATCTGAAGCAATATTCGGATGTCCTGCGCACCCGTCAGGGCGAGCCGGTCAACGTTCGCTTCGTCGAGCCGCGCGACACCGAGGAGCTTCAGCACTATTTCCGCTCGCTCTCGACCCGCTCCCGCTACAACCGCTTCTTCGGGGCGATCAGCGAATTGCCGAAGGGCTTGCTGCACGAATTCCTACAGGTCGGCGAGCGCGAACGTTTCACGGTCGTCGCGACCAGGATGGTCGACGGCTTCGAGACCATCGTCGCCGAAGCGCGCTACGCCTTCCATGCCGAGACCGCGACACTCGAATTCGGCCTGTCGGTCCACGACCGCTGGCAGGGCCACGGCATCGCAACCGCGCTGATGAAGAATCTCGAATGTCGCGCCGCCGCGCTTGGCGCCGAGCATATGTTCGGCGACACGTTGCGTTCCAACGAGGCCATGATCTCCCTGTCGCGCAAATCCGGCTTCGCTTTCGTCAACCATCCCGACGACTGGAAGCTGGTGCGCTTCGACAAGGAGATCGCGGTCGCACCGAAAGACATTCCCTGCGCGAGCTGGCGCCTCGCCGCCCTTTCCCGTCAGGCCGACAGCCCCTCAGCCTCGGCCTGA
- a CDS encoding oxidoreductase encodes MRVWFITGASRGFGALIAEAALKAGDAVVATARDPSTVTARLGAHERLLATRLDVTRETEAHEAAGQAVKRFGRIDILVNNAGYGLLGAIEEASDAETQKLFGTNVFGLLSVTRAVLPHMRRQRSGHVINISSVGGYAGFPGWGVYGATKFAVEGLSEALAGEVAPLGIKVTVVEPGFFRTDFLDESSLSRTAQEIDDYHDSVGKTRAHAADVNGGQRGDPRKLAQAFLKLVDAKTPPLRLPLGSDTVERIEAKNIFVARELAGWRSVATSTDFTVDGAK; translated from the coding sequence ATGCGTGTCTGGTTCATCACAGGAGCATCCCGCGGATTTGGCGCGTTGATCGCCGAGGCCGCCTTGAAGGCCGGCGATGCCGTCGTCGCGACCGCGCGCGATCCTTCGACCGTCACTGCGCGGCTGGGCGCTCACGAGCGGCTGCTGGCGACCCGGCTCGACGTCACCCGTGAGACCGAGGCGCACGAGGCCGCAGGCCAGGCCGTGAAGCGCTTCGGCCGCATCGACATCCTCGTCAACAATGCCGGCTACGGCCTGTTGGGCGCGATCGAGGAAGCCAGCGATGCGGAAACGCAGAAGCTGTTCGGCACCAACGTGTTCGGCCTGCTCAGCGTCACCCGCGCAGTGCTGCCGCATATGCGCCGCCAGCGCTCCGGCCATGTCATCAACATCTCGTCGGTGGGCGGCTACGCCGGCTTTCCCGGCTGGGGCGTTTACGGCGCCACCAAGTTCGCGGTCGAAGGCTTGAGCGAAGCGCTGGCGGGCGAAGTTGCGCCGCTCGGCATCAAGGTGACGGTGGTCGAGCCTGGCTTCTTCCGCACCGACTTCCTCGACGAGAGCTCGCTGTCGCGCACCGCGCAGGAGATCGACGATTATCACGACAGCGTCGGCAAGACCCGCGCGCACGCGGCCGACGTCAATGGCGGCCAGCGCGGCGACCCGCGCAAGCTGGCGCAGGCCTTCCTGAAGCTGGTCGATGCCAAGACCCCGCCGCTGCGGCTGCCGCTCGGCAGCGACACGGTGGAGCGGATCGAGGCCAAGAACATCTTCGTGGCACGCGAGCTGGCCGGTTGGCGGTCTGTGGCGACCTCGACCGACTTCACCGTCGACGGCGCAAAATGA
- a CDS encoding LysR family transcriptional regulator, whose protein sequence is MRIDPSDLATFLAIARHRSFRAAATELGVTPSALSHALRNVEERLGLRLVNRTTRSVALTEAGELLFARITPAFRDIDDALEDLNNFRGKPAGTLRFTAARQSAQLVLLPIVTRFLKAFPDVSVEIVINDALIDMVAAGFDAGVRFGETIAADMIAVPIGPRPRFAVVGAPVFFKSHKPPITPRDLKGLPCIRYRFASGALYHWEFERGGIELAIDVTGPLTMNDQDLMVGAALDGLGLAYVFEAQVEPLLAKRKLVRVLADWCPAYPGFFLYYPSRRQLPAALRAFVDFARTAIA, encoded by the coding sequence ATGCGGATCGACCCGTCCGACCTCGCGACTTTCCTCGCCATCGCCCGCCACCGTAGCTTTCGCGCGGCGGCGACCGAGCTTGGTGTCACGCCCTCGGCGCTGTCCCACGCCTTGCGCAATGTCGAGGAGCGGCTGGGCCTGCGGCTCGTCAACCGCACCACCCGCAGCGTGGCGCTCACCGAAGCCGGCGAGCTTCTGTTCGCCCGCATCACGCCGGCCTTCCGCGACATCGACGATGCGCTCGAGGATCTCAATAATTTCCGCGGCAAGCCCGCCGGCACGCTGCGTTTCACCGCCGCGCGCCAATCCGCGCAGCTCGTGCTGCTGCCGATCGTGACACGCTTCCTGAAAGCGTTTCCGGATGTCAGCGTCGAGATTGTCATCAACGACGCCCTGATCGACATGGTCGCAGCCGGCTTCGATGCCGGCGTCCGCTTCGGCGAGACCATTGCCGCCGACATGATCGCCGTGCCGATCGGTCCGCGGCCCCGTTTTGCCGTGGTCGGCGCGCCCGTCTTCTTCAAGTCCCACAAGCCGCCCATCACGCCGCGCGACCTGAAGGGCCTGCCCTGCATCCGCTACCGCTTCGCCTCCGGCGCGCTCTATCACTGGGAATTCGAGCGCGGCGGCATCGAGCTCGCCATCGACGTGACGGGGCCGCTGACCATGAACGACCAGGATCTGATGGTGGGTGCCGCGCTCGACGGTCTCGGCCTCGCTTACGTGTTCGAGGCGCAGGTCGAACCGCTGCTGGCAAAACGCAAGCTGGTGCGCGTGCTCGCCGACTGGTGCCCGGCCTATCCCGGCTTCTTCCTGTACTACCCCAGCCGCCGCCAACTGCCCGCGGCGCTGCGGGCGTTCGTGGATTTTGCGCGGACGGCGATCGCGTAG
- a CDS encoding transcriptional regulator GcvA has protein sequence MTARLPSLNGLRAFEAAARHLSFTLAASELNVTQTAISHQIRRLEEELGIRLFVRQNRALTLTPEARDYLPGVRAAFNDLRLATDRLLRKDDDKVLTVSTLASLAAKWLLPRLTDFQEQHPGIDVRITTSTSLVDFQRDNVDAAIRYGRGQWPGLRADWLMADELFPVCSPSLLRGDRPLRQPEDLKGYPLLHTSNANSDDWRLWLTAAGLPADIARQPGITFDMIFMTIQAAIDGIGVAMGRTSYVQDDIAKGRLVVPFKIALPADAGFYLVAPEGRREAPKLAAFREWMIAATQNKA, from the coding sequence ATGACTGCCAGATTGCCATCCCTGAACGGATTGAGGGCGTTTGAGGCCGCCGCACGCCATCTCAGCTTCACGCTGGCGGCTTCCGAGCTGAACGTGACCCAGACCGCGATCAGCCATCAGATCCGGCGGCTCGAGGAGGAGCTCGGCATCCGCCTGTTCGTCCGGCAGAACCGCGCGCTGACGCTGACGCCGGAAGCGCGCGACTATTTGCCGGGTGTCCGCGCCGCCTTCAACGACCTCCGCCTCGCGACCGATCGCCTGCTGCGCAAGGACGACGACAAGGTGCTGACGGTCTCGACGCTGGCATCACTCGCCGCGAAATGGCTGCTGCCGCGGCTGACCGATTTCCAGGAGCAGCATCCCGGCATCGATGTCCGCATCACCACCTCGACCAGCCTCGTCGATTTCCAGCGCGACAATGTCGATGCCGCGATTCGCTATGGCCGCGGCCAGTGGCCGGGGCTGCGCGCCGACTGGCTGATGGCGGACGAGCTGTTTCCGGTGTGCAGTCCGTCGCTGCTGCGCGGCGACAGGCCGTTACGCCAGCCCGAGGATCTCAAGGGCTATCCGCTGTTGCACACCTCGAACGCCAACAGCGATGACTGGCGGCTTTGGCTGACGGCGGCAGGCCTGCCGGCCGACATCGCGAGGCAGCCCGGCATCACCTTCGACATGATCTTCATGACCATCCAGGCCGCGATCGACGGCATCGGCGTGGCGATGGGTCGGACCTCCTACGTCCAGGACGACATCGCCAAGGGCCGTCTCGTGGTGCCCTTCAAGATCGCGCTGCCGGCCGACGCCGGCTTCTACCTCGTCGCGCCCGAGGGCCGGCGCGAGGCGCCGAAGCTGGCGGCGTTCCGCGAATGGATGATCGCTGCAACGCAGAATAAAGCCTGA